CATTTGCGGAGTCGTCCTGGGCAATGCGTTTCAAGCCGTCAAAAAGATTCCCCGTGTCGATCTGAATGAAACGGTTGATGCAGACATTGCCGACGTAGGTGGTGTTCCCGTTATGACGGTTGCGAATGTAACAATGTTCCTTGATCTCCTGACCGCAGGGGCAATTGTCCCACTCGTCGCTGATCTCAACGGCGACGAGCTCCCATTCTTGACGGGCGGCCTCGAAGATCTTTGCGACGGATAAAGGGAGGATGTGAGCTTTGAGGTGTTCGAAATTTGGCGATGTCATTGCGCTCCTACCCTCCCTAAAACCAGACCGTTGGCCGCGGCACTACTTGGCGGCAAGCCAGCGTACGAGGCGAGCGATGATTCCAGGTCGAGAAGCCGGTTCGATTGTCTGGGGCGATAATGGCGCTTGTGGCGCACTATTGTAATGCCGCTCCTTGCGGTCGCGATCGACGCGACGGCCAAGTTCGACCCGTTCACGCGACCACTTGTCCGCCCAACGTACGCGCCCGCCATCAAGGATGTAATGCGATTGGCAGGGGAAGCTCCAATTGCCGATGGATGGGCTGACCGAGACGGACTCCCCGTTAAACTTCATCGACCAGTCGCGCGGCGAGAACCGCGTGTAGACCTCGCTCCCGCAGCCACAGAAACA
This sequence is a window from Croceicoccus naphthovorans. Protein-coding genes within it:
- a CDS encoding DUF6527 family protein, which gives rise to MSRATYAHKFVKAFPDNLEEGILYVSMEFGTAAHRCFCGCGSEVYTRFSPRDWSMKFNGESVSVSPSIGNWSFPCQSHYILDGGRVRWADKWSRERVELGRRVDRDRKERHYNSAPQAPLSPQTIEPASRPGIIARLVRWLAAK